The Gordonia terrae genome contains the following window.
CTGCTCGTCTGGGTCGTGCTCAGCGTCCTCGGCGTCAACATCGCACCGTTCATCGCCTCGGCCGGGATCGTCGGCCTCGCCATCGGTTTCGGCGCGCAGAATCTGGTGCGGGACTTCGTGACCGGCGTGTTCATGCTCCTCGAGGACCAGTACGGCGTGGGTGACATCGTCGATCTCGGCGAGGCGGTCGGCGAGGTCGAGTCGGTGGGTCTCCGGGTGACCACGCTGCGCGACATCGACGGCACCCTCTGGTACGTCCGCAACGGCGAGATCGCCCGGGTGGGCAACATGAGCCAGGAATTCGCGGTCGCGCGTGTCGACGTCCCGGTGGCACCGGGTGCCGACATCGACAAGGCGCAGCAGGTGGCGGACGAGGCGGCCCGCACCGCGGTCGAGGAGGACTCGACGGACATCCTCGGCCAGATCGAGATGCTCGGCGTGCAGGAGGTGTCGTCGGATCAGGTCGTCCTGCGGCTGACGGTGAAGACCAAGCCGAACGGCCAGTGGGCGGTGCAGCGGCGTCTGCGCCGTGCCATCCTGCGGGCCTTCGTGGAGAACTCGATCGACCTGCCGTACTCGCGGGCCTGGGCGGCGCTGGCGGATTCCGTCGCGCCGTGACGGGCTGCGCAGACGACTGCTGACACAACGAGAAGAACCCCGGCTCAGAGCCGGGGTTCTTCTCGTTGTTCTGGTGTCCGAGGGGGGACTTGAACCCCCACGTCCGTTAATAGGACACTAGCACCTCAAGCTAGCGCGTCTGCCATTCCGCCACTCGGACCTGCATGCCGCGGTGAGTGTTTCCGGCGGTGTCCCGCCGTCGTCTCCCTGCAGCGGGATAACCCTAACCGAGGTTGCCCGTGTATCCCAAATCCCGTAGGAGTGAGGGGTGTCTTCACAGTCTGCGACCGACGAAGTGGTCGATCTGGTCAGCCAATTGATCCGTTTCGACACCTCCAACACCGGCGAGCCCGAGACCACCAAGGGCGAGGAGGAGTGCGCCCGCTGGGTGGCCCAGCAGCTCGAAGAGGTGGGCTACACGACCCAGTACGTCGAGTCCGGGCGGCCGGGCCGGGGCAACGTGTTCGCCCGCCTCGCCGGGCCGCCCGACTCCGATCGCGGCGCACTGCTCATCCACGCCCACCTCGACGTCGTGCCCGCCGAGCCGGCCGACTGGAGCGTGCATCCGTTCTCCGGGGCGATCAAGGACGGTTACATTTGGGGCCGCGGCGCGGTCGACATGAAGGACATGGCCGGGATGGCCCTGGCACTCGCGCGTCAGTTCAAGCGCGACGGCACGGTGCCGCCCCGGGAGATCGTCTTCGCGTTCCTCGCCGACGAGGAGGCCGGTGGTGCCTGGGGTTCGCACTGGCTGGTGGAGAACCGTCCGGACCTGTTCGAGGGCATCACCGAGGCGGTCGGCGAGGTCGGTGGCTTCTCGCTCACCGTCGACCGGCCGGACGGAACCCAGAAGCGTCTCTATCTCGTGGAGACCGCGGAGAAGGGTCTGGCCTGGATGCGCCTGACCGCCGAGGCGCGGGCCGGACACGGGTCGTTCCTGCACGACGAGAACGCGGTCACCGAGGTCGCCGACGCAGTCGCCCGGATCGGACGGCACACGTTTCCCCTGGTGATGACGGAATCGGTGAGCCAGTTCCTGGCCGAGGTCAGCGCGGAGACGGGTCTCGACCTGAGCCCGGAGGCCCCCGACCTGGAGACGTCGCTGTTCAAGCTGGGCAATCTCGCGCGGATCATCGGTGCGACACTGCGCGACACCGCCAATCCCACGATGCTCAAGGCCGGCTACAAGGCCAAC
Protein-coding sequences here:
- a CDS encoding mechanosensitive ion channel family protein, producing the protein MSIQDSAFEWTETNREWLIENPARIVAYVVVALIVRFVIHRSIDRATRPRTAGGEPGRGTALMRGLRSKSPSPERSAQIAARRAQRAATIGSVLKSTVSIVLLVWVVLSVLGVNIAPFIASAGIVGLAIGFGAQNLVRDFVTGVFMLLEDQYGVGDIVDLGEAVGEVESVGLRVTTLRDIDGTLWYVRNGEIARVGNMSQEFAVARVDVPVAPGADIDKAQQVADEAARTAVEEDSTDILGQIEMLGVQEVSSDQVVLRLTVKTKPNGQWAVQRRLRRAILRAFVENSIDLPYSRAWAALADSVAP
- a CDS encoding M20/M25/M40 family metallo-hydrolase; its protein translation is MSSQSATDEVVDLVSQLIRFDTSNTGEPETTKGEEECARWVAQQLEEVGYTTQYVESGRPGRGNVFARLAGPPDSDRGALLIHAHLDVVPAEPADWSVHPFSGAIKDGYIWGRGAVDMKDMAGMALALARQFKRDGTVPPREIVFAFLADEEAGGAWGSHWLVENRPDLFEGITEAVGEVGGFSLTVDRPDGTQKRLYLVETAEKGLAWMRLTAEARAGHGSFLHDENAVTEVADAVARIGRHTFPLVMTESVSQFLAEVSAETGLDLSPEAPDLETSLFKLGNLARIIGATLRDTANPTMLKAGYKANVIPQKAEAVIDCRVLPGRQAAFEKEIDELIGPNVRREWITHLDSYETTFDGDLVEAMNAAILEHDPQGKTVPYMLSGGTDAKAFAKLGIRCFGFAPLQLPPELDFAALFHGVDERVPVDSVLFGTKVFEHFLRHS